In the Oncorhynchus nerka isolate Pitt River linkage group LG2, Oner_Uvic_2.0, whole genome shotgun sequence genome, one interval contains:
- the hdhd3 gene encoding haloacid dehalogenase-like hydrolase domain-containing protein 3 isoform X1 produces the protein MNPRKSPDSVQMRGVMHVPLRWVLWDVKDTLLKVRRSVGEQYCQEVQRTAGFSLNPTEVEAAFRQSFHQYSKLYPNYGTAQGLGGNAWWMGVVRDTFAQCRVQDAALLDTLAHNLYHGFCSPSNWEVFPDSAKTLESISSLGLKQGVVSNFDNRLEGILRGCGLLSHFSFLLTSEEAGIAKPNPAIFHRALEKCGVTAASVAHIGDHYVYDYVTSRSLGLHGYLLDRQGRNKYPDVPTQHRLKTLEELPARLQQHMD, from the exons atgaatccacgtaaATCCCCCGACTCAGTTCAGATGAGAG GTGTGATGCATGTGCCACTGCGCTGGGTGCTGTGGGATGTGAAAGACACCCTGCTGAAGGTGCGCAGGTCTGTCGGGGAGCAGTACTGCCAGGAGGTCCAGCGAACCGCAGGTTTCAGTCTTAACCCTACAGAGGTGGAGGCTGCCTTCCGCCAGTCCTTCCACCAGTACTCCAAACTCTACCCCAACTACGGTACGGCCCAGGGCCTGGGGGGGAATGCCTGGTGGATGGGAGTGGTTCGGGACACCTTCGCCCAGTGTAGAGTACAGGACGCAGCCCTACTAGACACACTGGCCCACAACTTGTATCATGGCTTCTGCAGCCCTAGTAACTGGGAG GTATTTCCAGACTCTGCGAAGACCCTGGAGAGCATATCCTCCCTGGGACTGAAGCAGGGTGTGGTGTCCAACTTTGACAATCGCCTGGAGGGGATTCTACGAGGCTGTGGCCTGCTGTCTCACTTCAGCTTCCTGCTCACCTCAGAGGAGGCCGGTATAGCCAAGCCTAACCCAGCCATCTTCCACCGGGCACTAGAGAAATGTGGCGTAACAGCCGCGAGTGTAGCTCACATTGGGGACCATTATGTCTATGACTATGTGACCTCTCGGTCACTGGGCCTCCATGGGTACTTGCTGGACAGACAGGGCAGGAATAAATACCCTGATGTTCCCACACAGCATCGACTAAAGACCCTGGAGGAGCTACCTGCACGTCTCCAGCAACATATGGACTAA
- the hdhd3 gene encoding haloacid dehalogenase-like hydrolase domain-containing protein 3 isoform X2, with the protein MQSIWLIGVMHVPLRWVLWDVKDTLLKVRRSVGEQYCQEVQRTAGFSLNPTEVEAAFRQSFHQYSKLYPNYGTAQGLGGNAWWMGVVRDTFAQCRVQDAALLDTLAHNLYHGFCSPSNWEVFPDSAKTLESISSLGLKQGVVSNFDNRLEGILRGCGLLSHFSFLLTSEEAGIAKPNPAIFHRALEKCGVTAASVAHIGDHYVYDYVTSRSLGLHGYLLDRQGRNKYPDVPTQHRLKTLEELPARLQQHMD; encoded by the exons ATGCAATCGATATGGTTAATAg GTGTGATGCATGTGCCACTGCGCTGGGTGCTGTGGGATGTGAAAGACACCCTGCTGAAGGTGCGCAGGTCTGTCGGGGAGCAGTACTGCCAGGAGGTCCAGCGAACCGCAGGTTTCAGTCTTAACCCTACAGAGGTGGAGGCTGCCTTCCGCCAGTCCTTCCACCAGTACTCCAAACTCTACCCCAACTACGGTACGGCCCAGGGCCTGGGGGGGAATGCCTGGTGGATGGGAGTGGTTCGGGACACCTTCGCCCAGTGTAGAGTACAGGACGCAGCCCTACTAGACACACTGGCCCACAACTTGTATCATGGCTTCTGCAGCCCTAGTAACTGGGAG GTATTTCCAGACTCTGCGAAGACCCTGGAGAGCATATCCTCCCTGGGACTGAAGCAGGGTGTGGTGTCCAACTTTGACAATCGCCTGGAGGGGATTCTACGAGGCTGTGGCCTGCTGTCTCACTTCAGCTTCCTGCTCACCTCAGAGGAGGCCGGTATAGCCAAGCCTAACCCAGCCATCTTCCACCGGGCACTAGAGAAATGTGGCGTAACAGCCGCGAGTGTAGCTCACATTGGGGACCATTATGTCTATGACTATGTGACCTCTCGGTCACTGGGCCTCCATGGGTACTTGCTGGACAGACAGGGCAGGAATAAATACCCTGATGTTCCCACACAGCATCGACTAAAGACCCTGGAGGAGCTACCTGCACGTCTCCAGCAACATATGGACTAA
- the hdhd3 gene encoding haloacid dehalogenase-like hydrolase domain-containing protein 3 isoform X3, producing the protein MHVPLRWVLWDVKDTLLKVRRSVGEQYCQEVQRTAGFSLNPTEVEAAFRQSFHQYSKLYPNYGTAQGLGGNAWWMGVVRDTFAQCRVQDAALLDTLAHNLYHGFCSPSNWEVFPDSAKTLESISSLGLKQGVVSNFDNRLEGILRGCGLLSHFSFLLTSEEAGIAKPNPAIFHRALEKCGVTAASVAHIGDHYVYDYVTSRSLGLHGYLLDRQGRNKYPDVPTQHRLKTLEELPARLQQHMD; encoded by the exons ATGCATGTGCCACTGCGCTGGGTGCTGTGGGATGTGAAAGACACCCTGCTGAAGGTGCGCAGGTCTGTCGGGGAGCAGTACTGCCAGGAGGTCCAGCGAACCGCAGGTTTCAGTCTTAACCCTACAGAGGTGGAGGCTGCCTTCCGCCAGTCCTTCCACCAGTACTCCAAACTCTACCCCAACTACGGTACGGCCCAGGGCCTGGGGGGGAATGCCTGGTGGATGGGAGTGGTTCGGGACACCTTCGCCCAGTGTAGAGTACAGGACGCAGCCCTACTAGACACACTGGCCCACAACTTGTATCATGGCTTCTGCAGCCCTAGTAACTGGGAG GTATTTCCAGACTCTGCGAAGACCCTGGAGAGCATATCCTCCCTGGGACTGAAGCAGGGTGTGGTGTCCAACTTTGACAATCGCCTGGAGGGGATTCTACGAGGCTGTGGCCTGCTGTCTCACTTCAGCTTCCTGCTCACCTCAGAGGAGGCCGGTATAGCCAAGCCTAACCCAGCCATCTTCCACCGGGCACTAGAGAAATGTGGCGTAACAGCCGCGAGTGTAGCTCACATTGGGGACCATTATGTCTATGACTATGTGACCTCTCGGTCACTGGGCCTCCATGGGTACTTGCTGGACAGACAGGGCAGGAATAAATACCCTGATGTTCCCACACAGCATCGACTAAAGACCCTGGAGGAGCTACCTGCACGTCTCCAGCAACATATGGACTAA